The Nicotiana sylvestris chromosome 6, ASM39365v2, whole genome shotgun sequence genomic sequence attcggtttggttcggttttttttttattaaaaccaaccaaaccgaatttgatcggtttttaaatttcaaaaccaaaactaaaccaaaccaaaaagtatcgttTTTTCtggtcggtttggtttgattttcggTTTGATTcgaattttcggatttttatgaacacccctagatGTAGGTTAATAGGTTTACTTTAAACTTTGTTTATTTCCTTCTTATCGTCAAAGAATATTTGATTAAGCAAACATCTTCATGAGCCAGAACAAAATGCAATAGGTAACAAATTGTGCTAAATATGTGGTTATTACTCCATTCATTTTATCAATTTATCCATCTTCTATGCTGATTATGATTCAGAGAAAACTAGCAAGTTGTCTTTACTTGAATCGCCTTTTGATATCGAGAGGGGGGATGAGTGAACCTAGTCAAGGAAGTGAAAATGTAAGGGTACACCTTTAGCATGAATGCACGTAATTGGTTTCATGGAGAGCAATGACACACTTTAGTCCAGTTGGATAGGCCTTTCACTGCCTAATAATAGGGTGGTTGACACAAAAGGGACTTTTTGAGGGTGGTTTTAGTAGAATGTCCCAAAATTGGCGGTATTTGAAAAATGACTTCGGACCCGCACAAGCTCTTTAGGGGTTTTTTCTACCGGATTAAATTGCTCATCAAAGTTTACCGGATTATCATACTATTGCTCTTCAATATTTCTCTACCAACCTGATAGAGCTGATGCCATTATTACTCTACCTATTAAGTTGTTGACTGAAACCAGAGCGATTAAAACGAGAGCGCCCCTTTCACCGGGACAAACAACCCATTTGATCAGGGTCCCCTGGCTGACATAAAGTTTCAACATAAAAAAAAGAAATCGTCTCGTCTTTGGGAATACTTATAACTTAAGTGGGGATAATGCATACTTCTCTTCAAGTGGAAGCAATCATAGGGGGTTCGGGTCTGAGGTAAGCCTTCCTCTATCATTGGTAGGCAAAAAAGGGGTAAGCGAACTTGGCTGTGTTTGtggtattttcttttttatttaggaTCTTTTTTATTTACCTTTAAGGGATCCTATTCCCCGTTTTGACTTTTTTTTAGAATCGTCTTCTTTTAAATAAGATCTTCTCCCAGAATCAAATAGGCTCGCCCTTTCCGAAAGGCAAGTATACCAAGCTTGTCCCATTGGTCCTCCGAGCAACTCCTTGGTCAGATGACCAAGATATGGGCGTTGCCCCGTGCGGCCCCTATCTTTAATCTTAAGTAAAGTGAAGTCAAATCAATGAAGTAAACAGCCCAACCACTTACTCTTATGGAAGCAGGAGCCGAAACAATGCTTTAGCGGTAGAAGCGGAATCCCCTTTTGGTTTGGAAGGTTGATATAGCAGAAATTCAAGTTTTAGACCCCTTCCTATCAGTCTCAGAAACAGGCCTTCAAACGCTTTTTTATGGCAAATGCTGAGATTCTTTAGTTCGACGACCCAGGCTTTGTCTCGGAATGCTTTTAACGGATTGTCATACTTCTTCTCTTGAGGGATTTCTCTAGTCGATAAAGTTGATGCTATATTTTTTTCTATCTATTTGTTAAGTTGTTCATCGAAGTCTACCGGATTGGCATATTTTTTTTTGGGTTGTTTTAACAAAGTATTCTTCGAATATGCAACTTCAATTTCGATCAAACAACCTCAAATctgctccaaataatctcaaatttAAAACAAAGCATCCAAATACCAACACAAGCAATCCTCACTCACCAATTCAGTCAAATAACACCAAATCAAAAAGACCTATTTTGTCTTCTTCACACTTTGTAAGGGCCAACAATGGAGTTAGAGATTTTTACAGTAAATGACCAAAATCTGTGTTTGAACTAAAAGTCTAAGCACAAATTATTGACATTCAAACGATTTTAACAATAATTGATCATAAACTTTATTTTTCACCATCAACCAAGAATTTCAAGCTTTAAAAATTAAAGAACTATGGCGTTCAAATAAAAAGGGGGACATTATGCCAAGACACCATCCCTTTTTGGGGATCACGCCATGCTAGTTTCGTCTAATAATGTAGACAATTTGATTGGGCCATCCTTTGAGCCCAAAAGGAAACCCGAGGGATGACTTTGCTGACTAATAATAGGGTAGTAGCTTCCCCATGCATGCAAATTGGCTCGTAGTCACCAGAATACAGCAAGGAATAACAATTATCTCATATTGCAAAAACTACAATGATGACACTAGGAACAAAATTGTTGAACCTTAAAATAAGGTTCAGCTGCTATTTGCAGGAGAACGCTCAGCTCTATGCATATACAAAGCATATACACTAATAACTACTGATTTCTGTACAGAATAAATCAATTAAGTCGCATATCTCACACTTCTGTGTTTTATATCAACATTGTGACACTACTAAATACAATTTTGGAGCTGTAAATTTGAAAATGACATCTATGTTAGTGTAACAATGTTACCAGCAACATTGGCCCCCAGGACTTTGGTCTAGTGGGGTAAGAAAGCAGAGCATATGTGTGGGTTAGGCGCACATCACAAATTCAAACTCAGCCGCAAACAAAAGCctagtatttaagtggagaatGATAAAGGGATGGACGGACCCATTATCCCTTGAATTTTGAACCATACACTAACTGGCTAAGTGAAGAAGGGTCAAGGTAGAGGAGCGGACCCCTACTATCCATCAAGTTTCGAAACCAACTAGCCTTTGAGGATTCCTCTGTTATCCAAAAATAAGACCATGTTATTACCAGCATCCTCTGTAGAATGAACCCTCCCACTTTGACTAGAAAAGGCATGCTGTTCCAAGCAGAGGTAGACCAGAGCACCAGCCACAAAGCATTCTAACTTTTTTAGCAACTCACATTAGCACTGAGATCTCATGCACGTTTAGTTGCTACAACACTCCAATTCGGCAGGAAGTGGCCCACTCACCTTCCGCACAACCAACCTATCTTCAATGGACTGACCGACCGTATGGCAGACAACAATTCAATCATTCAGAACAGCCAGCATGCCATAAAAGATGAAGTTCCCCACCATTTCTCCTTGAGAAAATTACAGCCACTAGCTCCTTCCCTGGTCTCACTTAAATAACAAAGGAAAGAGATTATGAAAGGTCCCGCAGGCACCTCATATGGATAAGCATACCATGTTGACCTCTCCTTGTGTATTCATTTCTTTACAGTGACAGTGGATAAATGGCTCTCGTAAATTAAAATTAGGCTGTTATCTCAAAAATGGGATAAGGCAAATCTGAGATATTTACCAACTAGTGGCCAGATCAGGTATATAAGCAAACTCTGATATGACTTGCTAAAACCTGAAGGGACCAGTCAAACATGATTTCTCATATGGAGCTCTCGCTGAAACAGTAAACTCTGTCAAGTAGTTCTATCACAAAGGATATTACAGAGTTTCCCTGATCCAGAAAGGAGGTGCCACAAGAGGAGATAACGTCCACTTTCTTGAAAACCCTGAAAGCAATACTTCTCAAAGTGGCGAAGGCAATCCATAATTATGAAATGACCTTATTCGCCCATCATAGCCTGCAGTAACAATAACTAAACCCCAGGCATGAGAACGGGATGAACTCTGgcaagaaagtttcagaaacttGTAATGAGATTTACACATTGCAGAAGGCACAGACCGAGGATGTGACACAGGGAGCTTCTCTTCAGGCCAGGTTGCAGATCCCTTGGGAATTGCCTCTAAGAACAACTCTTGTCCTAAAGAGAACCAAGGAGAAGCAGGGAACGGGAAATTTGTTAAGCTTTGACTTAGTCCTTGTGAGTGACACCGGTTTTCATGGTTGACATTTTTCAAACCAGACCAAGGTATTGCAATGGTCGCATCGCCATTGAAGAACTCAAATGAACTCAATGTTCCAGGTTGAGACACAGAAGACTCTTCTGGAATGTGGAAGTTCCATAGATAGACATTAGAATCTTCAGACGCAGAGATAATATGCTTCCCATCTGAGGTGAAAGCAGCAGAGAGATGGCTTCCTGCATTTCTTAGGCCTAGAGAAGTAAAGTAGCAAGAAAGTTAGAGAAGAAGGGACAATGGagaaacaagttagaaataaacACTCAATAGAGATATCATATGACCAACAAACTTAACTACAAAATAAATTAAGTTGACCGCAAGTCCCATGATTGCAGAAAGTCTCAATATCAACTACAAGGATTCCTTATTGACACGAAAAGAATGAGAAGCCACTCAAATGATAGGAAAATAGGCATACAAATAGGTTATTATCTAAAACTCGAGAAGGGAACATACCTCTGCACTTGCCGATCACATTGATCCCACTAAGGATTCTTACTTGGGAGTCAGCACAAGTAACAATTACTTTAGTTGGGTCTTCTGGTAGAAACTGCATAGAAGTAATGATTTATCAGCATCTTATTACATTGCTAACCAGAAAATGTAATGCAGTACGGCCAATGGTATCTGCGTGATGTATACTAACCTGAAAGCCACTAATTCTTTTGCAAAGTGACTTCTTCTTACTGCCCAATGACATCTGCTCCTCCAGTTGGATCTTGTGATCTGTGACGGtccaaaaacataaaaaaaaacatttcaACTTTGATGTAAACTCTGTATAACAGACTATCCACACATTAGCCACAAAAACATGAACCACTTCTCGGTCACTGTAAACTATATTCGCACTCTCAGATGCTAATTTATATGATGCTCATACAAACTGATATTAGGATCCGATAATTCTACTATCACAAATCctggagaaagaaagaaaactgaGCAATGGCGGGAATGACTGAAAAATCAAAAGACAGAaatgaaaaatgcaaaaatagcCACTCAGCCCACTCCAAACACCCAttacaaaagaaaaagggaaaggaTAACTGGGCAGTTCGTTAATAATACTAATCAAAGAATAAAGATTTCAAGTAGAAATAACATCTAGATGGTCAATCAATTGAAACAAAAGCAACAACTTGTATTAGTTCTCGAGTTCCTAACTGCAGGTGATCAATGCCAATTTTGGATCTATACCAAAGAAAAGAGGCAAAAATTTACCTATTAAACTAAAGAAGCAACACGCCCCTGCCATAGAGCCAATAATCCCACCCTGCATGAGAAGTAGATAATGTTTTTGATGAATTGCTTGAATTTAGGAATCTATAATTGAAGTTAGTAACAGGAAAGACTGTGCATATTATTAGCATACCTTCCCATCAGGACGGTACGATACAGCAGTCACAATGTCTCTTATATCTTTCCAATCCACAACTTGACATCTATTAATCGCCCAAATGCGAACTTTTCCATCTAATGAACCACTGATGAAGTAATCATCATTTACTGGATTAAATTGTATGGAAGTTACTGAaacaaaaagaaggaaaatactGAGTAATGGATTTGGAACTAAAACATCAGAAGCTTAAAACTGTTGAATTGGAAAAATACAGAATGATCTCACAAAAGGCTTGGCGCATACCATAATTACTGTGTGAAAAAATTTTGAGGCATTTATCACATCCAACTTGCCACAGACGAACAGTTTTGTCTGTTGATGATGAAAGCAAATACTGCAAGGAATATATTAATCACAAAAACAAAACTTGATTAGATGCATAATTTTTTCAGAAAACTTTAATCAAGTAGAATGTCACTAACATACGTTGTTCTTTGACCATGAAACATCCAATATCTCCCCACTATGTCCTTCGAACACATGCAGCGGTTCTTCCAAAATCCGAAAGACCTTAGGAGGGAAAATAACACAGGACGATTCTGTTGTTTTCTTTAGGCCCCTCAATTTATTGATTCTCTCTTTCTCTGTCACCAAAGGAGACAGTTGGGATTGATGGTTCA encodes the following:
- the LOC104236506 gene encoding uncharacterized protein, producing the protein MGSFSDDDEKCVFFDASENIGHFSDLGSNYHHPQVLKSSSRTDNCVTSSYPYDVWTTSLTTVTERRRKFFSWMDLHVNDGEDPVTVYGNFDLSSCEIERILDNSEAMWPTSILKDDFPSDLPVGVLGSYKELDSNETFLFRHGNPLGGSDCNAHNLAENSHKTVKLERQLMSSEPEDSYMSPKIQQIGLRELEVSGYAGRKLNRVKSRLLSKLRSLTCIVNGKGRGNNVKADISSSLVQRSRVQRVKVHHRKKRLKELSALFVEQDIQAHKGSILTMKFSLDGQYLASAGEDKILRVWKVVEDERSNEIDILELDPSCMYFSMNHQSQLSPLVTEKERINKLRGLKKTTESSCVIFPPKVFRILEEPLHVFEGHSGEILDVSWSKNNYLLSSSTDKTVRLWQVGCDKCLKIFSHSNYVTSIQFNPVNDDYFISGSLDGKVRIWAINRCQVVDWKDIRDIVTAVSYRPDGKGGIIGSMAGACCFFSLIDHKIQLEEQMSLGSKKKSLCKRISGFQFLPEDPTKVIVTCADSQVRILSGINVIGKCRGLRNAGSHLSAAFTSDGKHIISASEDSNVYLWNFHIPEESSVSQPGTLSSFEFFNGDATIAIPWSGLKNVNHENRCHSQGLSQSLTNFPFPASPWFSLGQELFLEAIPKGSATWPEEKLPVSHPRSVPSAMCKSHYKFLKLSCQSSSRSHAWGLVIVTAGYDGRIRSFHNYGLPSPL